Proteins encoded within one genomic window of Maledivibacter sp.:
- a CDS encoding nitroreductase family protein, translating to MQFYDVIESRLSVKKFESTPVDKDSIARAINSAMMSPSWKNNTSYKFILVDDPREKEMLAQSIINDTDKSAISVKQAPIVAVVVADPSKSGVVGDKEYYLVDSAIAMEHFILAATNEGYGTCWIGAFDENKIRQTLSIPDDYKIVAMTPIGKTAENPQHHSKKDVRDHVFLNKWGEAFTENYS from the coding sequence ATGCAATTCTATGATGTTATAGAAAGTAGACTTAGTGTAAAGAAATTTGAAAGCACACCTGTGGATAAGGATAGTATTGCTAGAGCCATTAATTCGGCTATGATGTCTCCATCTTGGAAAAACAATACATCCTATAAGTTTATATTAGTTGATGATCCAAGGGAGAAGGAAATGCTGGCCCAATCCATAATAAACGATACAGATAAATCTGCCATATCAGTTAAGCAAGCTCCGATAGTTGCAGTTGTTGTGGCTGATCCTTCTAAGTCCGGTGTTGTTGGGGATAAAGAATACTATTTAGTAGACAGTGCTATAGCTATGGAGCATTTTATACTTGCTGCGACAAATGAAGGTTATGGTACATGCTGGATTGGTGCATTTGACGAAAATAAAATTCGTCAAACCCTGTCTATACCAGATGATTACAAGATAGTTGCAATGACTCCAATAGGAAAAACTGCTGAGAATCCACAGCATCACTCTAAAAAGGATGTAAGGGATCATGTATTCCTAAATAAATGGGGAGAAGCATTTACTGAAAACTACTCTTAA